GAACATTCTGTTAGTATGGGAACTATCAAAGCTCATTCTTTGAAATATGAAAACCTGACAATTCTGCAATTGGATGCTCATACTGATCTGCGAGAAGATTACGAAGGCAGCAGATTCAATCATGCCTGCGTGATGGCAAGAGTAAAAGAAATGGAACTTCCCTTTTTGCAGGTGGGAATTCGCAGCATGGATATTGAGGAAAAAACTTCCATAAACCCTGATCGAACTTTCTTTGCCAAAGATATTGCCGGAAGATCAGACTGGCAGGAACAGGTAATTCCACTGCTTTCGGAAAACGTTTATGTTACCATCGATCTGGATGTTTTCGATCCTGCTCTTATGCCTTCCACCGGCACTCCGGAACCGGGCGGCCTGGATTGGTGGAATGTGCTGAAGCTTCTGAAATTAGTTGCTGAAAATTGCAATATTATCGGATTCGATGTTGTGGAATTATGCCCAAGCGAAACCAACAAAGCTCCGGATTTTCTAGCTGCAAAACTGATTTATAAACTGCTGTCGTATAAGTTTGGAAATGAAAATAGATAATTTCTAAAAGAATGAGCAAGTCCCCCTTGGAAGGGGGAATAAAAGGGGGTTTTTGCTAAGATAAAATTGCAAACCCCTCCAAATCTCCCCTTATAAAGGGGAGCAATAAAAATAAGAAAAAATGGAGAAAAAATAAAATGAACAAAAAAGAACTATTGAAAGATGTAGTAAAACACATCGACATCAAATCGTTTGATTCTACATATATAATCGACTCGATGCGTGAAATGTCGTTCACCAGCCGTGATACAGCCATAGCTACCGATATTCTGCAAATGATGATAGAAGAAAAGGAGTGTACGAATTTCCTAACTTTGGCAGGCAGTACAAGCGCTGCCGGCTGCATGCAGGTTTACGTGGAAATGATCAAAAACAAAATGATCGATGTGGTGGTGGCAACCGGCGCTTCCATTGTGGATATGGATTTTTTTGAAGCGCTGGGTTTCAAACATTACAAAGGTTCGCCTTTTGTAGATGATAACAAACTGCGTGACTTATACATAGATCGAATTTATGATACTTATATCGATGAAGAAGAATTGCAGATCTGTGATATGAAGATCAAGGAAATTGCCGACAGCCTGGAACCGCGACCATATTCATCCCGCGAATTCATCTGGGAAATGGGAAAATGGCTGACAAAAAATTCCGTGAAAAAAGATTCTCTCATTCAAACAGCTTATGAGAACAACGTTCCCATCTTCTGCCCTGCTTTCAGCGACAGCAGTGCCGGATTCGGGCTCGTGAAACATCAGGTGGAAAATCCTGATAAACACCTTTCCATAGACTCTGTGAAAGATTTTCTGGAACTTACCAAGATCAAGATCGGGGCAGGAACGACCGGAATATTTATGATCGGTGGTGGCGTTCCCAAGAATTTTACTCAAGATACAGTAGTTTGTGCCGAGATTTTGGGGTTTGACGTTCCCATGCATAAATATGCAGTGCAGATAACGGTAGCTGACAGCCGTGATGGTGCCTGCTCCAGCTCCACTCTGAAGGAAGCTTCTTCCTGGGGAAAAGTGAACACAACTTATGAGCAGATGGTTTTTGCCGAAGCCACTTCTGTGCTGCCGCTGATGGTGAGCTGCGTTTATCATAAAGGAAGCTGGAAAGAACGAGAATTTAAGAATTGGGCTGTGAAACTGCATGATGTGAAAGTGTAGCCAGGTCATTAATTCTTGGTCATTAGTCATTGGTTATTGGTCATTGGTCATTGGTCATTGGTTATTGGTGAATTTTTCTACTTCACATCTCGCTACGAAACTCCCGTTTCGTAACGCCGCTTTTCGCAGCTCCCGCTGCTTCGAGCAAGCGACTGCGTCGCTTAAAATCAAATAATTGATTTATTCCAAATCTACCTTGAAAAGGTTTACAAGGCTTTTCTTCCTGCTGAACCTTTTCAAGGTTACATATTCATCTCATTTCCAGCCCTGAAAGTCTCAATAAAAAGATTAAATGGAAGAGAGCTTTTCAGGGTAAATTATTCCAATTTTTTGTTTAAAACCATTGAAAAGACTGACAAGAAAGTTTTTCTCTTATTGTAGTCTTTTCAAGGTTCATTTATATGTAACGCTGCTTCTAGCAAGCGACTGCGTCGCTTAAAATCAAATAATTGATTTATTCCAAATCTACCTTGAAAAGGTTTACAAGGCTTTTCTTCCCGTTCAACCTTTTCAAGGTTACATATTCATCTCATTTCCAGTCCTGAAAGTCTCAATAAAAAGATTAAATGGAAGAGAGCTTTTCAGGGTTAACATTATTAACCTTCGCAAGGTCGAGAATAATTGGAAGTTCCATAACCTTGCGAAGGATTTTTTTACAATCTTTTCACCAGAAACAAACAGGGATTTGCTTCTCCCCACAAATCCTTAAATTCTTCCAGCGGGATAAATCCATTCTTTTTATAAAATTCTCTCGTGCAGGCATATCCTTTATCGGGATGAGCAGAACTGAGTGTTTTAACTGTCAGGAATTTTTTTTCCTGTTGTTCCAATTCTTGAACGGCAAACTGCAGTAATTCTCTGCCTATTCCCAGGCGATGAAAATCCGGTAGAACACCACACACATAAATCTCGCTGGTTTCCTTGAAATGCGAAATGATCGAGAAAAAACCAACTTCTTTTTCAAACATATATGCAGTATAAAAATCTGTATCTTCCACACCTTTTATGTAAGCCTCATTTGCTTCCGGAATGCCAAACCAGTTTGGTAATAATTCTATTATTTTCTTGCAAATTCGGCTTTTTTCTTCCTTGTTCTTTATCTTTTTTAATCGCATATTTTTCTCCAGCCAGTCCTTCTTGTGGGCGTGATAAATTTTTCCATGTACATCTTCTGTGAAATGCTGCATTTCGGGAGGAAAATGATAAACAAATCTTTT
This genomic window from Candidatus Cloacimonadota bacterium contains:
- a CDS encoding deoxyhypusine synthase, whose protein sequence is MNKKELLKDVVKHIDIKSFDSTYIIDSMREMSFTSRDTAIATDILQMMIEEKECTNFLTLAGSTSAAGCMQVYVEMIKNKMIDVVVATGASIVDMDFFEALGFKHYKGSPFVDDNKLRDLYIDRIYDTYIDEEELQICDMKIKEIADSLEPRPYSSREFIWEMGKWLTKNSVKKDSLIQTAYENNVPIFCPAFSDSSAGFGLVKHQVENPDKHLSIDSVKDFLELTKIKIGAGTTGIFMIGGGVPKNFTQDTVVCAEILGFDVPMHKYAVQITVADSRDGACSSSTLKEASSWGKVNTTYEQMVFAEATSVLPLMVSCVYHKGSWKEREFKNWAVKLHDVKV
- a CDS encoding GNAT family N-acetyltransferase, which gives rise to MRLIFNLEKVQQEEKPCKPFQGNLNGEKMIFQTKRLKVRKAETSDVDMYLSLWNSGKVMKNVGFPNGLGISEEEFIKKIEEYDESEFDKSLVVIEKESGKKIGECKLGSPNEEGISSPDVKFLPEYWGKGFGKELLNALCKYIFSKTQTKIIETSPNVKNIASQKIVEAVGGKEIKRFVYHFPPEMQHFTEDVHGKIYHAHKKDWLEKNMRLKKIKNKEEKSRICKKIIELLPNWFGIPEANEAYIKGVEDTDFYTAYMFEKEVGFFSIISHFKETSEIYVCGVLPDFHRLGIGRELLQFAVQELEQQEKKFLTVKTLSSAHPDKGYACTREFYKKNGFIPLEEFKDLWGEANPCLFLVKRL
- the speB gene encoding agmatinase; this translates as MNFADITEKYAQFDTAKIVILPVLYDGTSTWQKGSDKGPEAILEASANMELYDIETDCEVFKQGIFTAEPIAENTLPELMVHEVEKSVSDFLKADKFVVTLGGEHSVSMGTIKAHSLKYENLTILQLDAHTDLREDYEGSRFNHACVMARVKEMELPFLQVGIRSMDIEEKTSINPDRTFFAKDIAGRSDWQEQVIPLLSENVYVTIDLDVFDPALMPSTGTPEPGGLDWWNVLKLLKLVAENCNIIGFDVVELCPSETNKAPDFLAAKLIYKLLSYKFGNENR